The Pan troglodytes isolate AG18354 chromosome 1, NHGRI_mPanTro3-v2.0_pri, whole genome shotgun sequence genome includes a region encoding these proteins:
- the LOC134806918 gene encoding RNA-binding protein 15 isoform X2, which produces MRTAGRDPVPRRSPRWRRAVPLCETSAGRRVTQLRGDDLRRPATMKGKERSPVKAKRSRGGEDSTSRGERSKKLGGSGGSNGSSSGKTDSGGGSRRSLHLDKSSSRGGSREYDTGGGSSSSRLHSYSSPSTKNSSGGGESRSSSRGGGGESRSSGAASSAPGGGDGAEYKTLKISELGSQLSDEAVEDGLFHEFKRFGDVSVKISHLSGSGSGDERVAFVNFRRPEDARAAKHARGRLVLYDRPLKIEAVYVSRRRSRSPLDKDTYPPSASVVGASVGGHRHPPGGGGGQRSLSPGGAALGYRDYRLQQLALGRLPPPPPPPLPRDLERERDYPFYERVRPAYSLEPRVGAGAGAAPFREVDEISPEDDQRANRTLFLGNLDITVTESDLRRAFDRFGVITEVDIKRPSRGQTSTYGFLKFENLDMSHRAKLAMSGKIIIRNPIKIGYGKATPTTRLWVGGLGPWVPLAALAREFDRFGTIRTIDYRKGDSWAYIQYESLDAAHAAWTHMRGFPLGGPDRRLRVDFADTEHRYQQQYLQPLPLTHYELVTDAFGHRAPDPLRGARDRTPPLLYRDRDRDLYPDSDWVPPPPPVRERSTRTAATSVPAYEPLDSLDRRRDGWSLDRDRGDRDLPSSRDQPRKRRLPEESGGRHLDRSPESDRPRKRHCAPSPDRSPELSSSRDRYNSDNDRSSRLLLERPSPIRDRRGSLEKSQGDKRDRKNSASAERDRKHRTTAPTEGKSPLKKEDRSDGSAPSTSTASSKLKSPSQKQDGGTAPVASASPKLCLAWQGMLLLKNSNFPSNMHLLQGDLQVASSLLVEGSTGGKVAQLKITQRLRLDQPKLDEVTRRIKVAGPNGYAILLAVPGSSDSRSSSSSAASDTATSTQRPLRNLVSYLKQKQAAGVISLPVGGNKDKENTGVLHAFPPCEFSQQFLDSPAKALAKSEEDYLVMIIVRAKLVEQRMKIWNSKL; this is translated from the exons ATGAGGACTGCGGGGCGGGACCCTGTGCCGCGGCGGAGTCCAAGATGGCGGCGTGCGGTTCCGCTGTGTGAAACGAGCGCGGGGCGGCGGGTTACTCAGCTCCGCGGAGACGACCTCCGACGACCCGCAACAATGAAGGGAAAAGAGCGCTCGCCAGTGAAGGCCAAACGCTCTCGTGGTGGTGAGGACTCGACTTCCCGCGGTGAGCGGAGCAAGAAGTTAGGGGGCTCTGGTGGCAGCAATGGGAGCAGCAGCGGAAAGACCGATAGCGGCGGTGGGTCGCGGCGGAGTCTCCACCTGGACAAGTCCAGCAGTCGAGGTGGCAGCCGCGAGTATGACACCGGTGGGGGCAGCTCCAGTAGCCGCTTGCATAGTTATAGCTCCCCGAGCACCAAAAATTCTTCGGGCGGGGGCGAGTCGCGCAGCAGCTCCCGGGGTGGAGGCGGGGAGTCACGTTCCTCTGGGGCCGCCTCCTCAGCTCCCGGCGGCGGGGACGGCGCGGAATACAAGACTCTGAAGATAAGCGAATTGGGGTCCCAGCTTAGTGACGAAGCGGTGGAGGACGGCCTGTTTCATGAGTTCAAACGCTTCGGTGATGTAAGTGTGAAAATCAGTCATCTGTCGGGTTCTGGCAGCGGGGATGAGCGGGTAGCCTTTGTGAACTTCCGGCGGCCAGAGGACGCGCGGGCGGCCAAGCATGCCAGAGGCCGCCTGGTGCTCTATGACCGGCCTCTGAAGATAGAAGCTGTGTATGTGAGCCGGCGCCGCAGCCGCTCCCCTTTAGACAAAGATACTTATCCTCCATCAGCCAGCGTGGTCGGGGCCTCTGTAGGTGGTCACCGGCACCCCCCTGGAGGTGGTGGAGGCCAGAGATCACTTTCCCCTGGTGGCGCTGCTTTGGGATACAGAGACTACCGGCTGCAGCAGTTGGCTCTTGGCCGCCTGCCCCCTCCACCTCCGCCACCATTGCCTCGAGacctggagagagaaagagactacCCGTTCTATGAGAGAGTGCGCCCTGCATACAGTCTTGAGCCAAGGGTGGGAGCTGGAGCAGGTGCTGCTCCTTTCAGAGAAGTGGATGAGATTTCACCCGAGGATGATCAGCGAGCTAACCGGACGCTCTTCTTGGGCAACCTAGACATCACTGTAACGGAGAGTGATTTAAGAAGGGCGTTTGATCGCTTTGGAGTCATCACAGAAGTAGATATCAAGAGGCCTTCTCGCGGCCAGACTAGTACTTACGGCTTTCTCAAATTTGAGAACTTAGATATGTCTCACCGGGCCAAATTAGCAATGTCTGGCAAAATTATAATTCGGAATCCTATCAAAATTGGTTATGGTAAAGCTACACCCACCACCCGCCTCTGGGTGGGAGGCCTGGGACCTTGGGTTCCTCTTGCTGCCCTGGCACGAGAATTTGATCGATTTGGCACCATACGCACCATAGACTACCGAAAAGGTGATAGTTGGGCATATATCCAGTATGAAAGCCTGGATGCAGCGCATGCTGCCTGGACCCATATGCGGGGCTTCCCACTTGGTGGCCCAGATCGACGCCTTAGAGTAGACTTTGCCGACACCGAACATCGTTACCAGCAGCAGTatctgcagcctctgcccttgACTCATTATGAGCTGGTGACAGATGCTTTTGGACATCGGGCACCAGACCCTTTGAGGGGTGCTCGGGATAGGACACCACCCTTACTATACAGAGATCGTGATAGGGACCTTTATCCTGACTCTGATTGggtgccacccccacccccagtccgAGAACGCAGCACTCGGACTGCAGCTACTTCTGTGCCTGCTTACGAGCCACTGGATAGCCTAGATCGCAGGCGGGATGGTTGGTCCTTGGACCGGGACAGAGGTGATCGAGATCtgcccagcagcagagaccagcctaggaagcGAAGGCTGCCTGAGGAGAGTGGAGGACGTCATCTGGATAGGTCTCCTGAGAGTGACCGCCCACGAAAACGTCACTGCGCTCCTTCTCCTGACCGCAGTCCAGAATTGAGCAGTAGCCGGGATCGTTACAACAGCGACAATGATCGATCTTCCCGTCTTCTCTTGGAAAGGCCCTCTCCAATCAGAGACAGACGAGGTAGTTTGGAGAAGAGCCAGGGTGACAAGCGAGACCGTAAAAACTCTGCATCAGCTGAACGAGATAGGAAGCACCGGACAACTGCTCCCACTGAGGGAAAAAGCCCTCTGAAAAAAGAAGACCGCTCTGATGGGAGTGCACCTAGCACCAGCACTGCTTCCTCCAAGCTGAAGTCCCCGTCCCAGAAACAGGATGGGGGGACAGCCCCTGTGGCATCAGCCTCTCCCAAACTCTGTTTGGCCTGGCAGGGCATGCTTCTACTGAAGAACAGCAACTTTCCTTCCAACATGCATCTGTTGCAGGGTGACCTCCAAGTGGCTAGTAGTCTTCTTGTGGAGGGTTCAACTGGAGGCAAAGTGGCCCAGCTCAAGATCACTCAGCGTCTCCGTTTGGACCAGCCCAAGTTGGATGAAGTAACTCGACGCATCAAAGTAGCAGGGCCCAATGGTTATGCCATTCTTTTGGCTGTGCCTGGAAGTTCTGACAGCcggtcctcctcttcctcagctgCATCAGACACTGCCACTTCTACTCAGAGGCCACTTAGGAACCTTGTGTCCTATTTAAAGCAAAAGCAGGCAGCCGGGGTGATCAGCCTCCCTGTGGGGGGCAACAAAGACAAGGAAAACACCGGGGTCCTTCATGCCTTCCCACCTTGTGAGTTCTCCCAGCAGTTCCTGGATTCCCCTGCCAAGGCACTGGCCAAATCTGAAGAAGATTACCTGGTCATGATCATTGTCCGTG CAAAACTGGTTGAACAGCGGATGAAGATATGGAATTCAAAGCTCTAA
- the LOC134806918 gene encoding RNA-binding protein 15 isoform X1 yields the protein MRTAGRDPVPRRSPRWRRAVPLCETSAGRRVTQLRGDDLRRPATMKGKERSPVKAKRSRGGEDSTSRGERSKKLGGSGGSNGSSSGKTDSGGGSRRSLHLDKSSSRGGSREYDTGGGSSSSRLHSYSSPSTKNSSGGGESRSSSRGGGGESRSSGAASSAPGGGDGAEYKTLKISELGSQLSDEAVEDGLFHEFKRFGDVSVKISHLSGSGSGDERVAFVNFRRPEDARAAKHARGRLVLYDRPLKIEAVYVSRRRSRSPLDKDTYPPSASVVGASVGGHRHPPGGGGGQRSLSPGGAALGYRDYRLQQLALGRLPPPPPPPLPRDLERERDYPFYERVRPAYSLEPRVGAGAGAAPFREVDEISPEDDQRANRTLFLGNLDITVTESDLRRAFDRFGVITEVDIKRPSRGQTSTYGFLKFENLDMSHRAKLAMSGKIIIRNPIKIGYGKATPTTRLWVGGLGPWVPLAALAREFDRFGTIRTIDYRKGDSWAYIQYESLDAAHAAWTHMRGFPLGGPDRRLRVDFADTEHRYQQQYLQPLPLTHYELVTDAFGHRAPDPLRGARDRTPPLLYRDRDRDLYPDSDWVPPPPPVRERSTRTAATSVPAYEPLDSLDRRRDGWSLDRDRGDRDLPSSRDQPRKRRLPEESGGRHLDRSPESDRPRKRHCAPSPDRSPELSSSRDRYNSDNDRSSRLLLERPSPIRDRRGSLEKSQGDKRDRKNSASAERDRKHRTTAPTEGKSPLKKEDRSDGSAPSTSTASSKLKSPSQKQDGGTAPVASASPKLCLAWQGMLLLKNSNFPSNMHLLQGDLQVASSLLVEGSTGGKVAQLKITQRLRLDQPKLDEVTRRIKVAGPNGYAILLAVPGSSDSRSSSSSAASDTATSTQRPLRNLVSYLKQKQAAGVISLPVGGNKDKENTGVLHAFPPCEFSQQFLDSPAKALAKSEEDYLVMIIVRGFGFQIGVRYENKKRENLALTLL from the exons ATGAGGACTGCGGGGCGGGACCCTGTGCCGCGGCGGAGTCCAAGATGGCGGCGTGCGGTTCCGCTGTGTGAAACGAGCGCGGGGCGGCGGGTTACTCAGCTCCGCGGAGACGACCTCCGACGACCCGCAACAATGAAGGGAAAAGAGCGCTCGCCAGTGAAGGCCAAACGCTCTCGTGGTGGTGAGGACTCGACTTCCCGCGGTGAGCGGAGCAAGAAGTTAGGGGGCTCTGGTGGCAGCAATGGGAGCAGCAGCGGAAAGACCGATAGCGGCGGTGGGTCGCGGCGGAGTCTCCACCTGGACAAGTCCAGCAGTCGAGGTGGCAGCCGCGAGTATGACACCGGTGGGGGCAGCTCCAGTAGCCGCTTGCATAGTTATAGCTCCCCGAGCACCAAAAATTCTTCGGGCGGGGGCGAGTCGCGCAGCAGCTCCCGGGGTGGAGGCGGGGAGTCACGTTCCTCTGGGGCCGCCTCCTCAGCTCCCGGCGGCGGGGACGGCGCGGAATACAAGACTCTGAAGATAAGCGAATTGGGGTCCCAGCTTAGTGACGAAGCGGTGGAGGACGGCCTGTTTCATGAGTTCAAACGCTTCGGTGATGTAAGTGTGAAAATCAGTCATCTGTCGGGTTCTGGCAGCGGGGATGAGCGGGTAGCCTTTGTGAACTTCCGGCGGCCAGAGGACGCGCGGGCGGCCAAGCATGCCAGAGGCCGCCTGGTGCTCTATGACCGGCCTCTGAAGATAGAAGCTGTGTATGTGAGCCGGCGCCGCAGCCGCTCCCCTTTAGACAAAGATACTTATCCTCCATCAGCCAGCGTGGTCGGGGCCTCTGTAGGTGGTCACCGGCACCCCCCTGGAGGTGGTGGAGGCCAGAGATCACTTTCCCCTGGTGGCGCTGCTTTGGGATACAGAGACTACCGGCTGCAGCAGTTGGCTCTTGGCCGCCTGCCCCCTCCACCTCCGCCACCATTGCCTCGAGacctggagagagaaagagactacCCGTTCTATGAGAGAGTGCGCCCTGCATACAGTCTTGAGCCAAGGGTGGGAGCTGGAGCAGGTGCTGCTCCTTTCAGAGAAGTGGATGAGATTTCACCCGAGGATGATCAGCGAGCTAACCGGACGCTCTTCTTGGGCAACCTAGACATCACTGTAACGGAGAGTGATTTAAGAAGGGCGTTTGATCGCTTTGGAGTCATCACAGAAGTAGATATCAAGAGGCCTTCTCGCGGCCAGACTAGTACTTACGGCTTTCTCAAATTTGAGAACTTAGATATGTCTCACCGGGCCAAATTAGCAATGTCTGGCAAAATTATAATTCGGAATCCTATCAAAATTGGTTATGGTAAAGCTACACCCACCACCCGCCTCTGGGTGGGAGGCCTGGGACCTTGGGTTCCTCTTGCTGCCCTGGCACGAGAATTTGATCGATTTGGCACCATACGCACCATAGACTACCGAAAAGGTGATAGTTGGGCATATATCCAGTATGAAAGCCTGGATGCAGCGCATGCTGCCTGGACCCATATGCGGGGCTTCCCACTTGGTGGCCCAGATCGACGCCTTAGAGTAGACTTTGCCGACACCGAACATCGTTACCAGCAGCAGTatctgcagcctctgcccttgACTCATTATGAGCTGGTGACAGATGCTTTTGGACATCGGGCACCAGACCCTTTGAGGGGTGCTCGGGATAGGACACCACCCTTACTATACAGAGATCGTGATAGGGACCTTTATCCTGACTCTGATTGggtgccacccccacccccagtccgAGAACGCAGCACTCGGACTGCAGCTACTTCTGTGCCTGCTTACGAGCCACTGGATAGCCTAGATCGCAGGCGGGATGGTTGGTCCTTGGACCGGGACAGAGGTGATCGAGATCtgcccagcagcagagaccagcctaggaagcGAAGGCTGCCTGAGGAGAGTGGAGGACGTCATCTGGATAGGTCTCCTGAGAGTGACCGCCCACGAAAACGTCACTGCGCTCCTTCTCCTGACCGCAGTCCAGAATTGAGCAGTAGCCGGGATCGTTACAACAGCGACAATGATCGATCTTCCCGTCTTCTCTTGGAAAGGCCCTCTCCAATCAGAGACAGACGAGGTAGTTTGGAGAAGAGCCAGGGTGACAAGCGAGACCGTAAAAACTCTGCATCAGCTGAACGAGATAGGAAGCACCGGACAACTGCTCCCACTGAGGGAAAAAGCCCTCTGAAAAAAGAAGACCGCTCTGATGGGAGTGCACCTAGCACCAGCACTGCTTCCTCCAAGCTGAAGTCCCCGTCCCAGAAACAGGATGGGGGGACAGCCCCTGTGGCATCAGCCTCTCCCAAACTCTGTTTGGCCTGGCAGGGCATGCTTCTACTGAAGAACAGCAACTTTCCTTCCAACATGCATCTGTTGCAGGGTGACCTCCAAGTGGCTAGTAGTCTTCTTGTGGAGGGTTCAACTGGAGGCAAAGTGGCCCAGCTCAAGATCACTCAGCGTCTCCGTTTGGACCAGCCCAAGTTGGATGAAGTAACTCGACGCATCAAAGTAGCAGGGCCCAATGGTTATGCCATTCTTTTGGCTGTGCCTGGAAGTTCTGACAGCcggtcctcctcttcctcagctgCATCAGACACTGCCACTTCTACTCAGAGGCCACTTAGGAACCTTGTGTCCTATTTAAAGCAAAAGCAGGCAGCCGGGGTGATCAGCCTCCCTGTGGGGGGCAACAAAGACAAGGAAAACACCGGGGTCCTTCATGCCTTCCCACCTTGTGAGTTCTCCCAGCAGTTCCTGGATTCCCCTGCCAAGGCACTGGCCAAATCTGAAGAAGATTACCTGGTCATGATCATTGTCCGTG gGTTTGGTTTTCAGATAGGAGTTAGGTATGAgaacaagaagagagaaaacttgGCGCTGACCCTGTTATAG